From Actinomycetota bacterium:
GCTTCGGGGGCGCGGATGATGCCCGCCAGCGTCGCGGCCTGGTTGAGGTCGAGGTCGGACGACGCGGTTCCGTAGTAGGTCTGCGCAGCCGCCTCCACCCCGAACGCCCCGCGACCCCAGTAGATCGTGTTGAGGTACATCTCGAGGATGCGGTCCTTGTCGAACCGCTGTTCCATCTTGATGGCGAGCGCAGCCTCCTTGGCCTTGCGAAGGAACGTGCGGTCGTTGCCGACGAGCGCGTTCTTCACGTACTGCTGGGTGATGGTCGAGCCGCCCTGCTCTATCCCGCCGGCCTTCACGTTCTCGAACAGCGCCCGGACGATGCCGGTCGGGGACAGGCCTGAGTGCCCGTAGAAACCCGCGTCCTCAGCCGCCATGACGGCTTGCGGCACGTGCTCGGGAAGTGAGGCCAGATCCACGTCCTCCCTCGCTACCTCCGCGTTGAGCGTTCCGATCTCGTTGCCCTCGCGATCCACGAGCACGGTGGCGCGCGCCCCGACGTCTTCGGGGAGCGGTACCGACGCGAACACGAGGAAGAACGCGAGCAGGCCGACGAGCAGGAGCGCAGCTGCGGGCAGAACCAGCAGCCACGCCCACCAACGTCGGTACCAGCGCCGCTTGGGCTCCTGCGCGTCGACGTCCCGCTCGACCTCGCTCGCGTCGAGTTCGGTGGTCGTCTCGGATGGGGGCGGTGGAGGGGCGTGGGTCTTGGACATGTGGGCATCCTCGGTTGGCCTGGCATCGCGAGGTGCGCGCCCACTACCGGCGATGGGGCAGAACCACCGGGTGGGGCCGTGAGGCCACCGTCCAGCCGCCGGGTGGCAGCTTGACCACGGCCGGGTCGCGTCAGGTCCGCCGAACGAGAGGGCTTCCTCGGTACTCTCCGACCGAGAGCGCCCCTCGGCCGAGGAGCGCGCCGTCACCGCCGGGGGTCCCGTGCCTCGACGCCAGATCCGCAGCCGCACCGCCGCACTGCTCGTCGTGGGGATGCTCGCCGCGGCGTGCGGTGGCTCCGACCCCGATGCCACCGAGGTCATGGGTATCCAGGTGGACCGGACACCCGAGGCGACGGCAACGAGCGAAACGCCGTCGCCCGAGGCGTCGCCGACGCCGACGGCGAGCGAGGCGCCAGCCGCCGTCGAGGCGACCCCAGCCTCCACGCCGTCCGCGACCGAGCCGCCACCTCCTCCTCCTCCTCCCCCTCCTCCGCCGCCTCCGCCCGCGTACGAGTTGACCAACGGCGACGGCGATGCCCCGCTCGTGTGGACGCCGGCGATGGACGAGGACTCGTGCTGCTGGATCGAGACCTCCTCCGCACGGGTCGAGCGTGACGATCCCGAGCACCAGGCCGTCTCGGGGCGGCTGTTCGATGCTGTCCCCCCTGGCCCCGACGAGGAACCGGTCGAACGCCAGCGACGGTGGGCGACCTGCGAACCGTCGCTGGTCGCTCCGGATGACCAGCCGATGCGGGTCAACGGGACGCTGACGACCGCCGTGCTGCAGGGGGACACGATCGTCGCGGCTACCGAACATCGCATCGACGACACGCTCGCGGCGGGGCAGCGGGTCGCCTACCCGCGCGTCGAGCCGGTCCTCGTGGACGCCGCCGACGGTCAGGCGGTCCACTGCTCGGTACGGTTCGACGCCGCCTAACCTCGCCTAACCTCGCCTAGCCTCGTGTCGGTGAGCCAACCGATCCCCGCCCGACCTCGGTGAGCCCGACCCTCGGACTCGTCCTCGTCGCGGTGCTCATCGCCGCCAACGGCTTCTTCGTCGCTGCCGAGTTCGCGTTCGTCGCGGTACGCAGGGAGTCGGTCGAGGCCCTCGCCGCCGAGGGGTCGCGTCGTGCTCGCACCGCTCTCGAGGTGCTCAAGAACCTCTCGTTCGTGCTCTCCGGCGCCCAGTTCGGCATCACCGCGACCTCGCTGCTCGTCGGGTTCCTCGCCGAGGACTCGGTCGGCGCGGTGCTGCGCCCGATCGCCGACGGCGTGGGACTGCCCGAGACGACCGCTCTCGCGGTCTCGCTGACCGGGGCGTTCTTCGTCTCCACCGTGGTGCAGATGATCCTCGGTGAGCTGGCGCCCAAGAACCTCGCGATCGCGCGCCCCGAGACCGTCGCGTTGGCGGTCGCCCGTCTCATGCGGTTCTACGGGATCGTCTTCGGTCCCCTGATCCGGATCTTCGACGGCGCCGCCCAGGGGGTGTCGCGGCGTCTGGGCGTCGAGCCGCAGGACGAGCTGCTCGGCGGCGCCTCGCTCGCCGAGCTGTCACGGATCATCGCGGTGTCCGGTGAGGAGGGCTCGCTCAGCGAGGATCAGGCGCGGCTGTTGTCGCGTGCGGTCGAGCTGGGCAACCGGCGCGCGCACGAGATCATGATCCCACGCCCCGATGTCGTCTGGCTCGACCGTCACGACAGCGTGACCGAGCTGCGTGTGGCATCACGTCGCAGCGGACACTCGCGGTTCCCGGTCAAGGACGTCAGCGAGGACGAGGTCGTCGGCTCGGTACACATCAAGGACCTCCTGACCCTGCCACCCGATCGGCGCGCGACGGCCACCGTCGAGGACCTGGTCGCCCCGGTGCTGTTCGTGCCCGAGTCGGAACCGCTGCGGCGACTCCTCGGTGCGTTCCGACGCGCGTCTCGGACCTTCGCGATCGTCGTCGACGAGTACGGCGGGACCGCCGGGATCGTCACCATCGAGGATCTGATCGAGGAGCTCGTCGGTGACATCGAGGACGAGTTCGACCGTGACGTGGCCGCGCTCCGGCGGATCGGGGCGGGGCGTTACGTCGTCAGTGGGATGTTCCGGGCGGACCGGCTCCAGACCGATCTCGGCATCGACGTCCCCGACGGAGACTTCGAGACCGTCGCGGGCTTCTGCCTGGAGTGGCTCGGACGCATCCCCGAACCGGGTGAGGCGTTCGAGCACGACGGCTGGCGCTTCACCATCGCCGCGCGCGAAGGGCAGCGGATCAGCCAGATCCGCCTGGACCGACAGACCCTTCCGACCTGGGAGGGCCCGTCGTGAGCGTGCTCGCGACCGAGGCCGGTCACCAGGCTGCGGCGTCGCCGTGGGCCCTGCTGCTGGGCGTGGTGCTGCTCGGTCTGAACGCCTTCTTCGTGGCCGCCGAGATCGCTCTGCTCGCCGCTCGACGCGTCCGCATCGAGGAGCTGGCGGACGCCGGCGACTCGCGGGCCAAGGTGGCGCTCGCCGCCCTGCAGGAGCTGTCGGTGACGTTCTCCGGCGCGCAGCTCGGCATCACCATGGCGTCGCTGGGCCTCGGGGCGGTGGCTGAGCCAGCGGTCGCGGGCTACCTCGAGCGGGTCCTCGATCTGGCTCCGCTGTCGGCCGGGGCCCGGACCGCGATCGGCTTCGCGGTGGCGCTGTCGATCGTGGTGTTCCTCCACATGGTCGTCGGGGAGATGGTCCCCAAGAACATCGCGCTGGCACGCGCCGAGGCGGTGTCGCTGCGCCTCGCCCGCAGCTTCCGCTGGTACGTCCGCGTGTTCCGGTGGCTCATCGTGCTCCTGAACGGCGCGGCCAACCTCACCGTCAGGATGGTCGGCGTGCAGCCCCGCGACGAGATCGGGCTGGTCCACACCCCCGACGAACTGCTGCTGCTCGTCCGCGAGTCCCGCCGTCACGGGACCGTGCCCGCGCAGGATGCGCGCGTCCTCACGGCTGCGCTGAGGCTCAACGAGATCGACGCCGAGGACGCCATGACGTCCCGTGTCGACCTGCGCGCCGTCGCGGACGACGCCCTGCTCGGCGAGGTGCTCGACCTCGCAGCGGAGACCGGTTTCACGCGCTTCCCCGTCTACCACAGGGATCTCGATGACGTCGTCGGACTGGTGCACGTCAAGGACGTGCTGGTCCTCGACGACCACGAGGCCCACGGCCGCCGCGTCGCCGACCTGCTGCGACCCATCGCGGCCGTTCCCGAGAGCCGCGACCTCGAGAACCTCCTCAAGGACATGCGCCGTGACCGCTCGCACGCGGCTCTGGTCATCGACGAGTACGGCGGAACCGGGGGCATGGTGTCGCTTGAGGACGTGATCGAGGAGCTCGTCGGCGACATCGAGGACGAGTTCGATCCTCGCTCCGCAGACGTGCAACGGATCGGGCCACGACGCTGGCTCGTCCCGGGGGCGCTGCGCCGGGACGAGCTGCGGTTGACCACTGGCCTGTCCCTGCCCGAGGGTGAGGCCGAGACCGTATCCGGGCACATCACCGAGGTGCTCGGCCGCTTCCCCGAGGTGGGCGACGCGGTCGAGCACGGTGGCTGGCGACTCACCGTGACACGCGCCGAGTCCCACCGCGCCGACCGGGTCGAGGTCTCGGGGCCCCGAGGGCAGGTGCGCGGCGAGGGTTAGGCTCGACCTCCCCAGACCCCAGGACCCCCGTGCGCCCCGATGATCCTCGTGCGCTCGCCGCAGCGGCCATGCGTCGCCTCGGTCACGCGCTCGTCGCCCACGAGGTCGACGCGGACCTCCTCCTCCGCGTTGCCACGGCTGCCGACCGCGTCTCCGACGAGCTCGCGGAGCAGCCGCCACGAGAGCGCGACCTCGTGGCGCTCAAGAAGCGCATGTTCGAGGACCCCTTCGAGCACGGTGACCGTGTCAGCCACTTCGACGAGTGCTTCGTGTCGGGATCGTGGAACCCGATGGGTCCCGCCATCGAGGTGCATCGTGACGGCGACGAGATCGTCGCCGAGGTTGTCCTCGGTGCCGCCTTCGAAGGGGCGCCGGGGAGGGCTCACGGTGGGATCGTGGCGGCGATCTTCGACGACGTCATGGGTTACGTGCTGACGCTCGAGCGGCAACCCGCGTTCACCGGCGAGATGAGTATCCGCTACGAGGCGGCCACGCCGATGGGGTCGCTGTTGGAGTTCCGTGCCCGGTTGGAGCAACGGGCGGGGCGCAAGCTCGTGGTCACGTCGGAGGCGACGGACCGCGACGGCAACCGCGTGGCGAGCGCGCGCGCCACGTTCATCGCCGTCGACCTCGAGCGCATCCGCGCCTGACCATGTCATGCTACCGCTTCCGCTGCTTGAGCACTTGATGGGTTTCACCCGCGCCGAGCTGGAGTCGTTCCAGGGCGCGACCGTGCCCGACCTCGTCGGTGACGACGTGCGGCTGGTGTTCGTCGGCATCAACCCCGGGCTGTGGACCGCCGCGACCGCGACCCACTTCGCCCACCCCGGGAACCGCTTCTACCCCGCGCTGTTCGAAGCGGGCATCACCGATCGGCTCATCGACGCGTCGGACGGTTGGTCGGACGAGGACCGACGACACCTACTCGACCGTGGCATCGCCATCACCAACCTCTGCCGTCGCGCGACCGCCCGCGCCGACGAGCTGTCCCCCTCCGAGCTGCGCGACGGCGCGCTGGAGGTCGAGTCCAAGATCGAGGCGTTGAGCCCCCGCGCCGTCGCGGTCGTCGGCCTGACCGCGTACCGCACCGCCTTCGGACGACCCCGGGCACCGGCGGGACGCCAGGACGAGTACCTCGGCGGGGCGCCGCTGTGGGTGCTGCCCAACCCCAGCGGCCTGAACGCGCACGAGACGGTCGCGTCACTCGCACGCGCCTACCGCGAGCCCGCCGAGCACGCCGGCCTCCTCCGAACATGAATACTCGGGTACAGCTGAGTGCCCCCACGTATTCAAGTTCCGCTCACAGCAGAGGGAGGCCGCCGCCGTCGGCGTCGGGCGGAGTCTCGGCTGGCAGCGCATCGACGGCGCGCTGGAGCGGATGCAGGAACGGGAAGGCGTGCGGGTCGAGTTCCTCGGGAGGTTCGAACTCGGTCAGGCCGTCACCGACGAACAGCGCGGCCGTGATCATCGGGGCGTGCCGTCGCGCCCCGTAGACGATGACCGCGACGGCGGCGCCCTCGGCCACCTCACCCTCCGACACGAACCCCCAAGCGGGGGTTCCGCGGGCGGTTAGCTGTTCATCGGCGAGATGCGCCATCGCCTCGAGCCGTGCCTCGTCGTCGTCCGGTAAGCCGGTCAGCAGCAGCACCTGCGTCGACTGCTCA
This genomic window contains:
- a CDS encoding hemolysin family protein, producing the protein MSVLATEAGHQAAASPWALLLGVVLLGLNAFFVAAEIALLAARRVRIEELADAGDSRAKVALAALQELSVTFSGAQLGITMASLGLGAVAEPAVAGYLERVLDLAPLSAGARTAIGFAVALSIVVFLHMVVGEMVPKNIALARAEAVSLRLARSFRWYVRVFRWLIVLLNGAANLTVRMVGVQPRDEIGLVHTPDELLLLVRESRRHGTVPAQDARVLTAALRLNEIDAEDAMTSRVDLRAVADDALLGEVLDLAAETGFTRFPVYHRDLDDVVGLVHVKDVLVLDDHEAHGRRVADLLRPIAAVPESRDLENLLKDMRRDRSHAALVIDEYGGTGGMVSLEDVIEELVGDIEDEFDPRSADVQRIGPRRWLVPGALRRDELRLTTGLSLPEGEAETVSGHITEVLGRFPEVGDAVEHGGWRLTVTRAESHRADRVEVSGPRGQVRGEG
- a CDS encoding PaaI family thioesterase, with amino-acid sequence MRPDDPRALAAAAMRRLGHALVAHEVDADLLLRVATAADRVSDELAEQPPRERDLVALKKRMFEDPFEHGDRVSHFDECFVSGSWNPMGPAIEVHRDGDEIVAEVVLGAAFEGAPGRAHGGIVAAIFDDVMGYVLTLERQPAFTGEMSIRYEAATPMGSLLEFRARLEQRAGRKLVVTSEATDRDGNRVASARATFIAVDLERIRA
- a CDS encoding mismatch-specific DNA-glycosylase; this encodes MGFTRAELESFQGATVPDLVGDDVRLVFVGINPGLWTAATATHFAHPGNRFYPALFEAGITDRLIDASDGWSDEDRRHLLDRGIAITNLCRRATARADELSPSELRDGALEVESKIEALSPRAVAVVGLTAYRTAFGRPRAPAGRQDEYLGGAPLWVLPNPSGLNAHETVASLARAYREPAEHAGLLRT
- a CDS encoding hemolysin family protein; amino-acid sequence: MSPTLGLVLVAVLIAANGFFVAAEFAFVAVRRESVEALAAEGSRRARTALEVLKNLSFVLSGAQFGITATSLLVGFLAEDSVGAVLRPIADGVGLPETTALAVSLTGAFFVSTVVQMILGELAPKNLAIARPETVALAVARLMRFYGIVFGPLIRIFDGAAQGVSRRLGVEPQDELLGGASLAELSRIIAVSGEEGSLSEDQARLLSRAVELGNRRAHEIMIPRPDVVWLDRHDSVTELRVASRRSGHSRFPVKDVSEDEVVGSVHIKDLLTLPPDRRATATVEDLVAPVLFVPESEPLRRLLGAFRRASRTFAIVVDEYGGTAGIVTIEDLIEELVGDIEDEFDRDVAALRRIGAGRYVVSGMFRADRLQTDLGIDVPDGDFETVAGFCLEWLGRIPEPGEAFEHDGWRFTIAAREGQRISQIRLDRQTLPTWEGPS